One Methanococcus aeolicus Nankai-3 DNA segment encodes these proteins:
- the moaA gene encoding GTP 3',8-cyclase MoaA, with the protein MKDLHNREIKSLRISITPQCNLNCFYCHKEGHNIDNNKLMTPTEIGEMVKYSLKYGINKIKISGGEPLLRNDLPEIIRNIKNLKNNQIKDISLTTNGILLEKYAQKLKDAGLDRVNVSLDTLDPELYKKITGGNVELVKRGIEKAVEAGLKPIKINFVVMSNTVGGLNDIMDYCRKMGVILQIIEFMPVDEKLKKYHYDINKIEEEISKKSDKTMVRKFMQNRKKYLVDGLEIEFVRPMDNTEFCSHCTRIRLTYDGLLKPCLLRDDNLVDVLTPLRNGEDINKCFIKCIDRRELYFKE; encoded by the coding sequence ATGAAAGATTTACACAACCGAGAAATAAAATCGTTAAGAATTTCGATAACTCCCCAATGCAATTTAAATTGTTTTTACTGCCATAAAGAAGGGCACAATATAGATAATAACAAATTAATGACCCCAACAGAAATAGGGGAAATGGTAAAATATTCTTTAAAATATGGCATAAATAAAATTAAAATATCAGGGGGAGAACCACTTTTAAGGAACGATTTGCCCGAGATAATAAGAAATATAAAAAATTTAAAAAATAATCAAATAAAAGATATATCTCTTACTACAAATGGAATATTGTTGGAAAAATATGCTCAAAAATTAAAAGATGCAGGATTGGATAGAGTAAATGTTAGTTTGGATACCTTAGACCCGGAGCTATATAAAAAAATAACTGGTGGAAATGTTGAACTGGTTAAACGGGGAATAGAAAAGGCCGTAGAAGCTGGTTTAAAACCCATAAAAATAAATTTTGTTGTTATGAGCAATACCGTAGGGGGATTAAATGATATTATGGATTATTGTAGAAAAATGGGAGTTATTTTACAAATAATAGAATTTATGCCAGTTGATGAAAAATTAAAAAAATACCATTATGATATAAATAAAATAGAGGAAGAAATAAGTAAAAAATCAGATAAAACCATGGTTAGAAAATTTATGCAAAATAGAAAAAAATATTTGGTTGATGGTTTGGAAATTGAATTTGTTAGGCCAATGGATAATACTGAATTTTGTAGCCATTGCACTAGGATAAGATTAACATATGATGGATTGTTAAAGCCCTGCTTACTTAGGGATGATAATTTAGTAGATGTTTTAACCCCATTACGAAATGGCGAAGATATTAACAAATGTTTTATTAAATGTATTGATAGAAGAGAATTATATTTTAAAGAATAA